A window of the Isosphaera pallida ATCC 43644 genome harbors these coding sequences:
- the cyoE gene encoding heme o synthase, translating into MSLTTLGPPPSHESLGPEGDLGPAVASAADSSTAALPLSPAWGGPSRPLTQPRASISHRSHWKHLVSLTKPRLTLMVLVTVAVGFAAADRLRGDTPFRLLELTTAVLGTGLVAGAAGAWNMLLERDRDARMRRTAQRPLPSGALSPFEAGLFGTLLLVVGCSILGLFNNVLAAAMALLTFLLYVGVYTPLKARTTLNTAMGAIPGALPPAIGWAAATGQLGLEPLCLFLIVFLWQFPHFLAIAWLHRHDYAQAGYRMLTHPDLDPKGRITGRQALFHALALVPVGLLPSVVGLTGSWYFIGALALGTHYLAASAHFHHQPGDATARRLLKASFLYLPLLLSLLIYDRLPI; encoded by the coding sequence ATGAGCTTGACCACCCTCGGCCCGCCTCCCTCCCACGAGTCGTTGGGACCCGAGGGGGATCTGGGTCCCGCGGTCGCGTCGGCGGCGGATTCTTCGACCGCAGCGTTGCCGTTGTCTCCAGCATGGGGCGGTCCCTCCCGCCCCCTCACCCAACCGCGTGCGAGCATCTCCCATCGTTCCCACTGGAAACATCTGGTTAGCCTCACCAAGCCGCGGCTCACCTTGATGGTGTTGGTGACGGTCGCCGTAGGGTTCGCTGCCGCTGACCGTTTGCGGGGCGACACGCCATTCCGTCTCCTGGAATTGACCACCGCCGTGCTAGGCACCGGCCTGGTCGCCGGTGCCGCCGGAGCGTGGAACATGCTTTTGGAGCGCGACCGCGACGCCCGGATGCGCCGAACTGCGCAGCGCCCCCTGCCCAGCGGAGCATTGAGCCCCTTCGAGGCGGGCTTGTTCGGAACGTTGCTTCTCGTGGTGGGATGCTCGATTCTTGGTTTGTTCAACAACGTGCTGGCCGCGGCAATGGCGTTGCTGACCTTTTTGCTGTATGTAGGAGTCTACACTCCTCTCAAGGCACGAACTACCCTCAATACCGCGATGGGGGCGATCCCAGGCGCGTTGCCGCCGGCGATCGGCTGGGCGGCGGCCACCGGCCAACTTGGTCTTGAACCGCTTTGCCTGTTCCTGATCGTTTTCCTGTGGCAATTCCCCCACTTCCTGGCCATCGCATGGCTGCACCGCCACGACTACGCCCAGGCGGGGTACCGGATGCTCACCCATCCCGACCTCGACCCCAAAGGACGGATCACTGGCCGTCAGGCGTTGTTCCATGCGCTGGCTTTGGTGCCGGTCGGGTTACTGCCCTCGGTAGTGGGACTCACTGGCAGCTGGTACTTCATCGGAGCCCTGGCGCTGGGGACCCACTACTTGGCCGCCTCGGCCCACTTTCACCATCAACCAGGGGACGCTACGGCTCGTCGTCTGCTCAAAGCGTCGTTCCTTTATCTTCCACTGTTGCTGAGTTTGCTCATCTACGACCGCTTGCCGATCTGA